From a single Microbacterium murale genomic region:
- a CDS encoding tetratricopeptide repeat protein, producing MTDISAAALRGAVDLSSLRNRPTAPADAAPAPVGGDGTVPGGFILDVTDATFGQIMELSRTVPIVVDLWAEWCGPCKQLSPILEKVVTELAGRVVLAKVDVDANPQLAQSFRAQSIPMVVALIAGQPVPMFTGAVPEEQVRQVFDQLLQVAAQNGVTGSVAAGAADSDASGDSEAEEPQEAPLPPLHAEAFAAIEAGDFATAITAYEKALAENPRDEDARAGLGQVRLLDRVQGLDLQEARAAAADAPSDVSAQFAVADLDISGGHVDDAFGRLLDLFAALPSDERTPVRERLVELFGLIGAGDPRVIAARNRLSSLLF from the coding sequence ATGACCGACATCTCTGCAGCGGCCCTTCGCGGTGCCGTCGATCTTTCGAGCCTGCGCAACCGCCCGACGGCCCCCGCTGATGCCGCTCCGGCACCGGTGGGTGGCGACGGCACAGTCCCAGGCGGATTCATCCTCGACGTGACGGACGCCACTTTCGGCCAGATCATGGAGCTTTCGCGCACCGTGCCGATCGTCGTCGACCTGTGGGCCGAATGGTGTGGACCGTGCAAGCAGCTCAGCCCGATCCTGGAGAAGGTCGTCACGGAGCTCGCGGGGCGGGTCGTGCTCGCCAAGGTCGACGTCGATGCGAACCCGCAGCTCGCACAGAGCTTCCGTGCGCAGTCCATCCCGATGGTCGTCGCCCTGATCGCCGGGCAGCCGGTGCCGATGTTCACCGGAGCGGTGCCGGAAGAGCAGGTGCGTCAGGTGTTCGACCAGCTGCTGCAGGTGGCCGCGCAGAACGGCGTCACCGGCTCGGTGGCGGCAGGCGCTGCAGATTCCGATGCGTCCGGCGACAGCGAAGCCGAAGAACCCCAGGAGGCGCCACTGCCGCCGTTGCACGCCGAGGCGTTCGCGGCGATCGAGGCTGGTGACTTCGCGACGGCGATCACGGCTTACGAGAAGGCGCTCGCGGAGAACCCGCGTGACGAGGATGCACGTGCAGGGCTCGGCCAGGTGCGGTTGCTCGACCGCGTGCAGGGACTCGACCTTCAGGAGGCGCGAGCGGCGGCGGCCGATGCTCCATCAGACGTGAGCGCCCAGTTCGCCGTCGCCGACCTCGACATCTCCGGCGGGCACGTCGACGACGCGTTCGGGCGTCTGCTCGACCTTTTCGCGGCGTTGCCTTCCGACGAGCGCACGCCGGTGCGCGAGCGGCTCGTGGAGCTGTTCGGACTCATCGGCGCAGGCGATCCTCGGGTGATCGCGGCACGCAACCGCCTGTCGTCGCTGCTGTTCTAA